In the Clostridium beijerinckii genome, one interval contains:
- a CDS encoding MFS transporter yields the protein MISTKDNSSLLKNKSLRLLMTARVSTNFAYQMITVAIGWQMYSLTHSAFYLGLVGLVQFLPMLFLSLFVGHISDRYDRRKIVTLSQVTQSVFIFIMAFGNYNELITKERFLILIFFIAVAHSFEGPPMQALLPNIVSKEIFPRASALMSSVSEFAVIIGPAVGGILYTFGTTLVFLLTGILYLISGILIYHISIEKEIFKSEPTSIKSLFAGISFIKSRPIILGAISLDLFAVLFGGATALLPIYASSILMIGSFGLGILRSAPAVGALLMSAYLARKPLKHNVGKTMFIAVIFFGLSTIAFAISRSVIISFIALLILGASDVISVVIRSTLVQLNTPDYMRGRVSSVNMIFIGTSNQLGEFESGITASLFGTVPAALIGGIGTIAVVMLWMKLFSSILHVDRFEASKN from the coding sequence ATGATTTCAACTAAAGACAATTCTTCTTTGCTTAAAAACAAATCATTAAGACTATTAATGACAGCACGTGTATCCACTAATTTCGCATATCAAATGATTACAGTTGCTATTGGATGGCAAATGTATTCCTTAACTCATTCAGCATTTTATCTAGGTCTTGTTGGACTAGTTCAGTTTTTACCAATGCTTTTTCTCTCCCTTTTTGTTGGACACATATCAGATAGATATGATCGCAGAAAAATAGTAACCTTAAGTCAAGTAACTCAAAGTGTGTTTATTTTTATTATGGCTTTTGGGAATTATAATGAGTTAATTACTAAAGAGCGATTTTTAATTCTCATTTTCTTTATAGCGGTAGCTCATTCTTTTGAAGGTCCACCAATGCAAGCCTTATTGCCTAATATCGTTAGTAAGGAGATTTTCCCGCGAGCTTCTGCTTTAATGTCTTCAGTTTCAGAATTTGCAGTTATTATAGGACCAGCTGTTGGCGGAATTTTATATACGTTTGGCACAACACTAGTTTTTTTATTAACTGGTATCTTATATTTAATATCAGGTATTCTTATATATCATATTTCAATTGAGAAAGAAATTTTTAAATCTGAGCCAACTAGCATAAAATCTTTATTCGCAGGAATATCTTTTATAAAGAGTAGACCTATAATACTTGGAGCAATATCACTAGATTTATTTGCAGTATTATTTGGTGGCGCAACTGCCTTACTTCCAATATACGCAAGTAGCATTCTAATGATAGGTTCTTTTGGTTTAGGCATACTAAGATCTGCTCCTGCCGTTGGAGCATTATTAATGTCTGCTTATCTTGCAAGGAAACCATTAAAGCACAATGTAGGGAAGACAATGTTCATAGCTGTTATATTCTTCGGTTTATCTACTATAGCTTTTGCAATATCTAGATCTGTTATAATATCTTTCATTGCTCTTTTGATTTTAGGTGCTTCCGATGTAATTAGCGTTGTTATACGATCTACGCTTGTTCAACTTAATACTCCAGATTATATGAGAGGAAGAGTTAGCTCTGTAAATATGATATTCATAGGAACTTCTAATCAGCTTGGTGAATTTGAATCAGGAATTACAGCGTCTTTATTCGGGACTGTTCCCGCTGCTCTTATTGGAGGCATTGGAACTATAGCAGTTGTAATGTTATGGATGAAATTATTTTCTTCTATATTGCATGTTGATAGATTTGAAGCAAGCAAAAACTAA
- a CDS encoding nitrite reductase — translation MSFGNLQKISNGKRTFGITPHIPGGFITIETMQKIVDIAKKYNGILKITSGQRILITNLKQEDLENVWNELGMEPAVKTQNSVKNVEMCPAGYCKRSKYNTIGTGMKLSRKYQWMEMPCRTKIGVAGCRNACGSVYSKDIGVIADKTGFIVAAGGSGGYNPRMADIIAKDITESQALSLVDNIFEYYIENAEAGEKLGFFIDRIGIEKFNQDVLKGIDI, via the coding sequence ATGAGTTTTGGAAATCTTCAGAAGATAAGTAATGGAAAGAGAACTTTTGGAATAACTCCGCATATTCCAGGAGGTTTTATTACTATAGAAACTATGCAAAAAATTGTGGATATAGCAAAAAAATATAATGGTATATTAAAAATAACTTCAGGACAAAGAATATTAATAACTAATCTTAAGCAAGAAGACTTGGAAAATGTTTGGAATGAACTTGGAATGGAACCAGCAGTTAAAACACAAAATTCAGTTAAGAATGTTGAAATGTGCCCAGCTGGATACTGTAAAAGATCTAAATATAACACAATTGGGACTGGAATGAAACTTTCAAGAAAATATCAATGGATGGAAATGCCATGTAGGACTAAAATAGGAGTAGCAGGCTGTAGAAATGCTTGTGGAAGCGTTTATAGTAAAGATATTGGAGTGATAGCCGATAAAACCGGTTTTATTGTTGCAGCAGGAGGATCAGGAGGTTATAACCCAAGAATGGCAGATATTATTGCTAAAGATATAACAGAAAGCCAAGCATTGAGTTTAGTTGATAATATTTTTGAATATTATATAGAAAATGCAGAGGCAGGAGAAAAGCTGGGATTTTTTATTGATAGAATCGGAATTGAGAAATTTAATCAAGATGTTTTAAAGGGTATAGATATATAG
- a CDS encoding HAD family hydrolase has product MKKIKAVLFDMDGVIFDTERVYLETWRKIFKKYGYDMSDDVYISVMGRGRKNVIKKFLELYGENLPITQMYEEKDKELKKAVESGQIAIKEGAKEILEFLKERGYRIALATSAKIERANIQFRNTDIKEDFDVMVYGDDVVKAKPDPEIFLKAAKKLCVNPEDCIVIEDSAAGIEGAYKAKMIGIHVEDLKKADNDILKYCHKSFENLLDIKEYLSKNIDR; this is encoded by the coding sequence ATGAAAAAAATAAAAGCGGTGTTATTTGACATGGATGGAGTTATATTCGATACAGAGAGAGTATACCTAGAGACTTGGAGAAAGATTTTTAAGAAGTATGGATATGATATGAGTGATGATGTCTATATTTCTGTAATGGGAAGAGGACGGAAAAACGTAATCAAGAAATTTTTAGAGTTATATGGAGAAAACTTGCCTATAACACAAATGTATGAAGAAAAAGATAAGGAATTAAAGAAGGCAGTAGAAAGTGGTCAAATTGCTATTAAAGAAGGGGCGAAGGAAATTTTAGAGTTTCTAAAAGAGAGAGGATATAGAATAGCTCTTGCGACATCAGCTAAAATAGAACGAGCTAATATTCAGTTTAGAAATACTGATATCAAAGAAGATTTTGATGTTATGGTTTATGGTGATGATGTAGTAAAAGCCAAACCAGATCCAGAAATATTTCTAAAGGCCGCTAAAAAGCTTTGTGTAAATCCTGAAGATTGTATTGTTATAGAGGATTCTGCTGCAGGTATTGAAGGAGCATATAAAGCTAAAATGATAGGAATACATGTAGAAGATCTTAAGAAAGCCGACAATGATATACTAAAGTATTGTCATAAAAGCTTTGAGAATTTACTAGATATTAAGGAGTATTTAAGTAAGAATATTGATAGGTAA
- a CDS encoding [FeFe] hydrogenase, group A, whose protein sequence is MGDNKKSFIQSALGSVFSVFSEEELKELSNGRKIAICGKVNNPGIIEVPEGATLNEIIQLCGGLINKSNFKAAQIGLPFGGFLTEDSLDKEFDFGLFYENIARTIIVLSQEDCIIQFEKFYIEYLLAKIKDGSYKNYEVVKEDITEMFNILNRISKGVSNMREIYLLRNLAVTVKSKMNQKHNIMEEIIDKFYEEIEEHIEEKKCYTSQCNHLVKLTITKKCIGCGACKRACPVDCINGELKKKHEIDYNRCTHCGACVSACPVDAISAGDNTMLFLRDLATPNKVVITQMAPAVRVAIGEAFGFEPGENVEKKIAAGLRKLGVDYVFDTSWGADLTIMEEAAELQERLERHLAGDESVKLPILTSCCPSWIKFIEQNYGDMLDVPSSAKSPMEMFAIVAKEIWAKEKGLSRDEVTSVAIMPCIAKKYEASRAEFSVDMNYDVDYVITTRELIKIFENSGINLKEIEDEEIDTVMGEYTGAGIIFGRTGGVIEAATRTALEKMTGERFDNIEFEGLRGWDGFRVCELEAGDIKLRIGVAHGLREAAKMLDKIRSGEEFFHAIEIMACVGGCIGGGGQPKTKGNKQAALQKRAEGLNNIDRSKTLRRSNENPEVLAIYEKYLDHPLSNKAHELLHTVYFPRVKKD, encoded by the coding sequence ATGGGAGATAATAAAAAATCTTTTATACAAAGTGCATTAGGTTCAGTTTTTTCTGTTTTTAGCGAAGAGGAATTAAAAGAACTGTCAAACGGCAGAAAAATTGCTATATGTGGAAAAGTTAACAATCCAGGGATAATAGAAGTTCCGGAAGGGGCTACACTTAATGAAATAATACAATTATGTGGTGGGCTTATAAACAAAAGTAACTTTAAAGCAGCTCAAATAGGACTTCCTTTCGGTGGTTTTTTAACAGAGGACAGCTTAGATAAAGAATTTGATTTTGGACTATTTTATGAAAATATTGCACGAACAATTATTGTTTTATCACAAGAAGACTGTATTATTCAATTTGAAAAATTTTATATAGAATATTTACTAGCAAAAATTAAAGATGGATCTTATAAGAACTATGAAGTTGTTAAAGAGGACATAACTGAAATGTTTAATATATTAAACAGAATAAGTAAAGGTGTGTCTAATATGCGTGAGATTTATCTTTTGAGAAATCTTGCAGTGACAGTGAAAAGTAAGATGAACCAAAAGCATAATATCATGGAAGAAATAATAGACAAATTCTATGAAGAAATTGAAGAACATATAGAGGAAAAGAAGTGTTATACATCACAATGTAACCATTTAGTAAAATTAACAATTACTAAAAAATGTATTGGATGCGGAGCTTGTAAAAGAGCATGTCCTGTTGATTGCATAAATGGAGAATTAAAAAAGAAACATGAAATAGATTATAATAGATGTACACATTGTGGAGCATGTGTCTCTGCATGTCCTGTTGATGCAATAAGTGCAGGAGATAATACTATGTTATTTCTTAGAGATTTAGCAACACCTAATAAGGTTGTAATTACTCAGATGGCACCAGCAGTTAGAGTTGCGATAGGTGAAGCTTTTGGCTTTGAACCAGGAGAGAATGTTGAAAAGAAAATAGCAGCAGGTCTTAGAAAACTAGGAGTAGATTATGTGTTTGATACGAGCTGGGGAGCTGATTTAACAATAATGGAAGAAGCTGCAGAACTTCAAGAAAGACTTGAAAGACATCTAGCTGGGGATGAGAGTGTAAAACTTCCAATTCTTACTTCATGCTGTCCTTCATGGATTAAATTTATAGAGCAGAATTATGGAGATATGTTAGATGTTCCTTCTTCAGCTAAATCTCCAATGGAGATGTTTGCTATAGTGGCTAAGGAAATATGGGCAAAAGAGAAGGGGCTTTCAAGAGATGAAGTTACTTCAGTTGCTATTATGCCATGTATTGCAAAGAAGTATGAAGCTTCAAGAGCAGAATTTTCAGTAGATATGAACTATGATGTTGATTATGTAATCACAACAAGAGAACTTATTAAAATATTTGAAAATTCAGGAATAAACTTAAAAGAAATTGAAGATGAAGAAATAGATACAGTTATGGGAGAATACACTGGAGCTGGAATTATATTTGGTAGAACAGGTGGAGTTATAGAAGCAGCTACAAGAACAGCTCTTGAAAAGATGACTGGAGAAAGATTCGATAATATAGAATTTGAAGGCCTTAGAGGTTGGGATGGATTCAGAGTTTGCGAACTTGAAGCTGGAGATATAAAATTAAGAATAGGTGTTGCTCATGGACTTAGGGAAGCAGCTAAGATGTTAGATAAAATAAGATCAGGAGAAGAATTCTTCCATGCAATAGAAATAATGGCGTGTGTAGGTGGATGCATCGGCGGTGGTGGTCAACCTAAAACAAAGGGAAATAAGCAGGCAGCATTGCAAAAAAGAGCAGAAGGATTGAATAATATAGATAGATCAAAGACACTTAGAAGATCAAATGAAAATCCAGAAGTACTTGCTATATATGAAAAATATTTAGATCATCCATTAAGTAATAAAGCTCATGAGTTACTTCATACAGTATATTTCCCAAGAGTAAAAAAAGATTAG
- a CDS encoding DUF47 domain-containing protein has protein sequence MFNLNPKEDKFYKMFIEAAQNVEEGAKVLRESLNSLSNIELNVSKIEELEHNGDRLVNVMVKELNDSFITPFDREDMYLLIKRLDDILDLINSTIHRFVMFNVTESTEPAKYLADMIIKSTKLISELMDELHLIAGKNNINEKIVTINQIESEVDRLFRNTVGDLFRNEKDPIEIIKWKEIYQILENTIDKCEKIANIVEGVVIKNV, from the coding sequence ATGTTTAATTTAAATCCAAAAGAAGATAAATTCTATAAAATGTTTATAGAAGCTGCACAAAATGTAGAGGAAGGTGCAAAAGTATTAAGAGAAAGCCTAAACTCATTATCCAATATTGAACTTAATGTTAGCAAGATCGAAGAATTAGAACATAACGGTGATAGATTAGTAAATGTTATGGTTAAAGAATTAAATGATTCATTTATAACTCCTTTTGATAGAGAAGACATGTACTTATTGATTAAAAGATTAGATGACATTTTAGATTTAATCAACTCAACAATACATAGATTTGTAATGTTTAACGTTACTGAAAGTACAGAACCAGCAAAATATTTAGCTGATATGATAATAAAATCTACAAAACTCATATCTGAATTAATGGATGAACTTCATTTAATAGCTGGTAAAAATAATATAAATGAAAAGATAGTAACAATAAACCAAATAGAAAGTGAAGTAGATCGTTTATTTAGAAATACAGTAGGTGACTTGTTTAGAAATGAAAAAGATCCTATAGAAATTATAAAATGGAAAGAAATATATCAAATATTAGAAAACACTATTGATAAGTGTGAAAAAATTGCAAATATTGTAGAGGGAGTTGTCATTAAGAATGTTTAG
- a CDS encoding inorganic phosphate transporter — MFSTMTITVLIVITVLIFDFINGFHDTATAVATSITTRALKPQTAIVICAIFNFIGAFSGTAVAKTVGENIVSHNSMPQWVILGVLISAIIWNIITWYFGIPSSSSHALIGALVGGGIAYNLKFDVVNWYNLFHDVVIWIFIAPIIGFTVGYILMILLNWILKPFKPGIINKIFLKLQVVAGSLMALNHGSNDAQKSMGLITMALLSGGLISTFEVPTWVIACCAIAMALGTASGGKKIIKTMGSGMAKLTPVNGFAAQTGGAAVIFLATLFHAPVSTTHIISTTVMGVGASKRIKSVKWGVAQNIVWAWILTIPITAALSAFIIFIAKLFI; from the coding sequence ATGTTTAGTACTATGACTATAACAGTATTAATAGTAATTACAGTATTAATATTTGACTTTATCAATGGATTCCATGATACAGCAACAGCGGTAGCTACTTCTATTACAACAAGAGCGCTTAAACCGCAAACAGCTATAGTAATATGTGCAATTTTTAATTTCATTGGTGCATTCTCAGGAACAGCGGTTGCAAAAACTGTAGGAGAAAACATAGTAAGTCATAATTCTATGCCTCAATGGGTTATATTAGGAGTTTTAATTTCAGCAATAATATGGAACATAATAACATGGTATTTTGGTATTCCAAGTAGTTCATCTCATGCGTTAATAGGTGCACTAGTTGGTGGCGGAATAGCTTATAATTTGAAATTTGATGTAGTAAATTGGTATAATCTTTTTCATGATGTTGTAATATGGATATTTATTGCACCAATTATTGGTTTTACAGTGGGATACATATTAATGATATTATTAAATTGGATATTAAAACCATTTAAGCCTGGAATAATAAATAAAATCTTTTTGAAATTACAAGTTGTTGCTGGTTCACTTATGGCATTAAATCATGGAAGTAATGATGCTCAAAAGTCTATGGGATTAATAACTATGGCATTATTAAGTGGTGGACTTATCAGTACATTTGAAGTGCCAACATGGGTTATAGCATGTTGTGCTATAGCTATGGCTCTTGGAACAGCATCTGGAGGAAAAAAAATTATCAAAACAATGGGAAGCGGGATGGCAAAACTTACACCAGTAAATGGATTTGCGGCTCAAACAGGAGGCGCAGCTGTAATATTTTTAGCAACACTATTTCACGCCCCAGTAAGTACAACTCACATTATTTCAACAACTGTAATGGGAGTAGGAGCTTCTAAAAGAATTAAATCTGTAAAATGGGGAGTTGCTCAAAATATAGTTTGGGCTTGGATTTTAACTATTCCAATAACAGCAGCTCTTTCAGCATTTATTATATTTATAGCTAAGCTATTTATTTAG